From a single Stackebrandtia endophytica genomic region:
- a CDS encoding GH1 family beta-glucosidase, with protein sequence MRMMPEFPADFVWGVATSAFQIEGAVDTDGRGRSVWDTFVDIPGRIRGDHIADTACDHYRRYPEDVELMRRLGVDAYRFSISWPRIVPAGRGTVNQAGLDFYDRLVDALSAVGIRPMPTLFHWDLPQESEDRGGWLRRETAEEFAEYTEVVAARLGDRVTDWITLNEPFEHMALGYGLGVHAPGHTMGLAALPVAHHQLLAHGLATGVLREAGADRVLLTNSYSPVHPTSESAGDVAAAEAYDRLHHALFTDPVLLGEYPDLSIMGIDRPDVVRDGDLAVISRPIDGLGVNYYSPSRVAAAENRAMLPFQLVEFDGADRTDFGWPVIPSGLTRTLTDLTARYGAALPPLWVTENGCAYSVEADAGGRIHDQARIDYLDAHLRAVHSAVEQGADVRGYFCWSLLDNFEWAEGFDQHFGLVAVDPDSRDRRTKDSFDWYRRLIADQTGRRAAAE encoded by the coding sequence ATGCGGATGATGCCCGAGTTTCCAGCCGATTTCGTCTGGGGTGTGGCGACCTCGGCGTTTCAGATCGAGGGGGCGGTGGACACCGACGGCCGCGGGCGTTCGGTGTGGGACACCTTCGTGGACATTCCCGGTCGGATTCGCGGTGATCACATCGCCGACACCGCGTGCGATCACTATCGGCGGTATCCCGAGGATGTTGAGTTGATGCGCCGACTCGGGGTCGACGCCTATCGGTTCTCGATCTCCTGGCCACGGATCGTTCCGGCGGGGCGGGGCACGGTGAACCAGGCGGGACTGGATTTCTACGATCGGTTGGTCGATGCGTTGTCGGCCGTGGGCATCCGGCCGATGCCCACGTTGTTTCACTGGGATCTTCCGCAGGAGTCGGAGGATCGGGGTGGCTGGCTTCGGCGTGAGACGGCCGAGGAGTTCGCCGAGTACACCGAGGTGGTGGCCGCACGGTTGGGTGATCGGGTCACTGATTGGATCACGCTGAACGAGCCGTTCGAGCACATGGCGTTGGGTTACGGCCTGGGTGTCCACGCGCCGGGACATACGATGGGTTTGGCGGCGTTGCCGGTGGCGCATCATCAACTGTTGGCGCATGGCCTGGCCACCGGGGTGTTGCGTGAGGCCGGTGCCGATCGGGTTCTGTTGACCAACAGCTATTCGCCGGTGCATCCGACCAGTGAGTCGGCCGGCGACGTGGCAGCCGCCGAGGCGTATGACCGACTGCACCACGCGCTGTTCACCGACCCGGTTCTCCTGGGTGAATACCCGGATCTATCCATTATGGGCATTGACCGGCCCGACGTGGTTCGCGACGGTGACCTGGCGGTGATCAGTCGTCCGATCGATGGACTGGGCGTCAACTATTACAGCCCCAGCCGGGTGGCGGCGGCCGAGAACCGGGCGATGTTGCCGTTTCAGCTGGTCGAGTTCGACGGTGCCGACCGGACCGATTTCGGATGGCCGGTGATCCCGTCGGGCTTGACACGCACGCTGACGGATCTCACGGCCCGGTACGGGGCGGCGCTGCCACCGTTGTGGGTGACCGAGAACGGTTGCGCCTACAGTGTCGAGGCCGATGCGGGCGGCCGGATTCACGATCAAGCCAGGATCGACTACCTGGATGCGCATCTGCGAGCCGTCCACTCCGCCGTCGAACAGGGCGCGGATGTGCGCGGCTACTTCTGTTGGTCACTTTTGGACAATTTCGAATGGGCCGAGGGGTTCGATCAACACTTCGGCCTGGTCGCGGTGGATCCCGACAGTCGAGATCGACGCACCAAGGACTCGTTCGACTGGTATCGCCGCCTCATCGCCGATCAAACCGGTCGGCGCGCAGCGGCGGAATAG
- a CDS encoding MgtC/SapB family protein, with amino-acid sequence MVFWEQLGLLGLALLLGLVIGAEREYEGKAAGMRTHALIAIGSALFVMAGRYGFDIAADSLGADPARIAAQVVSGIGFLGAGVIFFQRNLVFGMTTAASIWVTTAIAMACAAGMPLIAIGVTLMHLVVVVGLNPMERLISRFAKRSGRLQLTYDSGTALAAALAMCTSQGFTVTEVSTERSLEGSRSTKLTLRGRGSIAKLTSDLSQEAHVLGVTLEEL; translated from the coding sequence ATGGTGTTCTGGGAGCAGCTGGGTCTGCTGGGATTGGCGCTGCTGCTCGGTTTGGTCATCGGAGCCGAACGCGAGTACGAGGGCAAGGCCGCCGGGATGCGCACCCACGCGCTGATCGCGATCGGGTCGGCGCTGTTCGTGATGGCGGGACGCTACGGCTTCGACATCGCCGCCGACTCGCTGGGAGCCGACCCGGCGCGCATCGCCGCGCAGGTGGTGTCGGGTATCGGTTTCCTCGGCGCCGGGGTGATCTTCTTTCAGCGGAATCTGGTGTTCGGCATGACCACCGCCGCGTCCATCTGGGTGACCACGGCGATCGCCATGGCCTGCGCGGCCGGTATGCCGCTCATCGCGATCGGGGTGACCCTGATGCACCTGGTGGTGGTCGTGGGTCTCAATCCGATGGAGCGCCTGATCAGTCGGTTCGCGAAACGGTCCGGGCGACTGCAGTTGACCTACGACTCGGGAACGGCGTTGGCCGCCGCGTTGGCGATGTGCACCAGTCAGGGATTCACCGTGACCGAGGTCAGTACCGAACGTTCCCTTGAGGGTTCTCGTTCCACGAAGCTGACGCTGCGGGGTCGCGGTTCGATAGCCAAACTCACCTCCGATCTCAGTCAGGAGGCTCACGTCCTGGGCGTCACCCTCGAGGAGTTGTGA
- a CDS encoding D-Ala-D-Ala carboxypeptidase family metallohydrolase, with product MSKTSRRSFLTAAVAVPTTAAVIGLTGGTAHAAYSWSRTLKEGMSGADVTQLQIRVAGYPGYGAVLAIDGAFGPATKGAVTRFQQAYGLSADGVAGPNTFSKIYSIQSSDNTPIHFTYAELNKCNSTWGGGKVSAATAKANALRTMWKLEALRHALGDRAITISSGFRSTSCNSAVGGASNSRHLYGDAADLTGSHSFCTMAKQARNHGFAGILGPGYPGHNDHVHLDTRPSRFWSAPSCGVS from the coding sequence ATGTCCAAAACATCAAGGCGTTCGTTCCTGACCGCCGCGGTAGCGGTGCCGACAACGGCCGCGGTCATTGGATTGACCGGCGGAACGGCACACGCGGCCTACTCGTGGTCGCGCACGTTGAAGGAGGGCATGTCCGGCGCGGATGTGACCCAGTTGCAGATCCGAGTCGCCGGATACCCCGGATACGGTGCGGTTCTGGCGATCGACGGTGCGTTCGGGCCGGCGACCAAGGGGGCCGTCACCCGATTCCAGCAGGCTTACGGGTTGTCCGCCGACGGTGTCGCCGGACCGAACACGTTCAGCAAGATCTACTCGATTCAAAGCTCGGACAACACTCCGATCCACTTCACCTACGCGGAATTGAACAAGTGCAACAGCACCTGGGGCGGCGGAAAGGTCAGTGCCGCCACGGCCAAGGCCAACGCCTTGCGCACCATGTGGAAGTTGGAGGCGCTGCGTCACGCCTTGGGCGACCGTGCGATCACCATCAGCAGTGGTTTCCGCAGCACCTCGTGCAACAGTGCAGTCGGCGGTGCGTCCAACAGCCGCCACCTATACGGTGACGCGGCCGACCTGACCGGCTCTCACTCCTTCTGCACCATGGCCAAGCAGGCCCGCAACCACGGTTTCGCCGGAATCCTCGGCCCCGGTTACCCCGGGCACAACGACCACGTTCACCTCGACACCCGGCCGAGCCGGTTCTGGTCGGCGCCCAGCTGCGGCGTCAGCTAG
- a CDS encoding 3-isopropylmalate dehydrogenase, whose product MTRIAVIPGDGIGSEVIAQARKVLDIALPDHDATEYDLGAARYHRTGEILPDSVQAELDQHDAILLGAVGDPSVPPGVLERGLLLKLRFDFDQYVNLRPSRLWPGTTGPLADVKPGEIDLVVVREGTEGLYAGAGGSLHTGSSAEIATEESLNTRYGTERVIRDAFNRASRRERKHLTCVHKANVLTYAGDLWRRTFAEVATEFPAVTTEYQHVDAAAMYLVTRPQDFDVVVTDNLFGDILTDIAAAVTGGIGLAASGCVNPDHSHPSMFEPVHGSAPDIAGRNIADPAAAILSVSLLLEQLGRGDAATAVSDAVAEELAGRTPAEPVDTTATGDRVAERVSRILG is encoded by the coding sequence ATGACGCGGATCGCGGTGATCCCCGGCGACGGCATCGGCAGCGAGGTCATCGCACAGGCACGCAAGGTGTTGGACATCGCGCTACCCGATCACGATGCCACCGAGTACGACCTCGGGGCGGCGCGTTACCACCGAACCGGTGAGATCCTTCCCGATTCGGTCCAGGCCGAACTCGACCAGCACGACGCGATTCTGCTGGGTGCGGTGGGAGACCCGTCGGTGCCACCGGGCGTCCTGGAACGGGGCCTGCTGCTGAAACTGCGATTCGACTTCGACCAGTACGTCAACCTGCGTCCGTCCCGACTGTGGCCCGGCACCACCGGGCCGTTGGCCGACGTCAAACCCGGTGAGATCGATCTGGTGGTGGTCCGAGAGGGGACCGAGGGACTGTATGCGGGGGCGGGTGGATCCCTGCACACCGGTTCGTCGGCCGAGATCGCCACCGAGGAGAGCCTCAACACCCGGTATGGAACCGAACGGGTCATCCGGGACGCCTTCAACCGGGCGAGCCGTCGGGAACGCAAACATCTCACCTGCGTCCACAAGGCGAACGTACTCACCTACGCCGGCGACCTGTGGCGACGAACCTTCGCCGAGGTGGCGACCGAATTCCCCGCGGTCACCACCGAGTATCAGCACGTCGATGCGGCGGCCATGTACCTGGTGACCCGGCCTCAGGACTTCGACGTCGTGGTCACCGACAACCTGTTCGGCGACATCCTCACCGACATCGCCGCAGCCGTCACCGGCGGTATCGGGCTGGCGGCCTCCGGATGCGTCAACCCCGACCACTCGCATCCGTCGATGTTCGAACCGGTTCACGGCTCCGCCCCCGATATCGCCGGCCGCAACATCGCCGACCCCGCCGCGGCGATCCTGTCGGTCTCCCTCCTGCTGGAGCAGCTCGGTCGCGGTGACGCAGCCACCGCCGTCAGTGACGCCGTCGCCGAGGAGCTCGCCGGGCGAACCCCGGCCGAACCCGTCGACACCACCGCCACCGGCGACCGAGTAGCCGAGCGGGTATCCCGCATTCTCGGCTGA
- a CDS encoding tyrosine-protein phosphatase gives MTETHSDHGRIELSGALNLRDLGGLRTADGARVRDGRLYRSDSLAKLTDEDFERVAGLGLRLVVDFRTEDEVASDGPDRLPEQVRRLALPVGGGSIQQFYGLAMGGDPAKLREVLGNGGAQRIMMDINRGFVSNEDERGKFGDALRLMIDDELPLLFHCTAGKDRTGWMAAVVLSLLGVPREAILADYLASNEYFLPVATTYLSALSATGLDTSLFRPVLEQRPEYLLAAFGEAERHYGTFDGFVSRGLGVDASAVERLRRQLTD, from the coding sequence GTGACTGAAACTCATTCCGACCACGGCCGCATCGAATTGTCCGGCGCGTTGAATCTGCGGGACCTCGGTGGCCTTCGCACCGCCGACGGCGCCCGGGTCCGCGATGGCCGACTGTACCGGTCGGATTCGCTGGCGAAACTGACCGACGAGGATTTCGAGCGGGTCGCCGGATTGGGACTGCGGCTGGTCGTGGACTTCCGCACCGAGGACGAAGTGGCTTCCGACGGGCCCGATCGACTGCCCGAGCAGGTGCGGCGGCTGGCCCTGCCGGTGGGCGGTGGCAGCATCCAGCAGTTCTACGGCCTGGCCATGGGCGGCGATCCGGCCAAGTTGCGCGAGGTGTTGGGCAACGGTGGCGCGCAACGCATCATGATGGACATCAACCGCGGTTTCGTATCCAATGAGGATGAACGCGGCAAGTTCGGCGACGCGCTGCGGCTGATGATCGACGACGAGCTTCCGCTGCTGTTCCACTGCACGGCGGGGAAGGACCGCACCGGGTGGATGGCCGCCGTCGTACTGTCCCTGTTGGGAGTGCCACGAGAGGCGATCCTGGCCGACTACCTGGCCTCCAATGAGTACTTTCTGCCGGTGGCCACGACTTATCTGTCGGCGTTGTCGGCGACCGGGTTGGACACGTCGTTGTTCCGGCCGGTCCTGGAGCAGCGCCCCGAGTATCTGTTGGCGGCCTTCGGCGAGGCGGAGCGGCACTACGGAACCTTCGACGGATTCGTATCGCGGGGACTGGGCGTGGACGCCTCCGCCGTCGAACGGTTGCGACGGCAGCTCACCGACTGA
- a CDS encoding branched-chain amino acid aminotransferase: MTGSDPSQFEVRPHPNPRSEAERGAILANPGFGRDFTDHMVTIRYTEGKGWHSAEVGPFGPLSLSPATAVLHYAQEIFEGMKAYHRADGRIGLFRAEENAARFQRSAERMAMPQLPTELFLGSLRALIDIDRAWVPEGEDTSLYLRPFMFASEEFLGVRPAMEFTYCVIASPAGAYFKSGPKPVSLWVSHEYTRAAPGGTGAAKCGGNYATSLRPQAEALEHGCEQVVFLDAVHRRYVDELGGMNMFFVYEKDKTVVTPPLGTILAGITRDAIFTLARDAGYEVVERLYDIDEWRADAESGDLTEAFACGTAAVITPVGVVRDKDHEFSAGTGEAGPLTKRIRQNLLDIQHGKVADPYGWTSVVD, encoded by the coding sequence ATGACTGGCAGCGACCCGTCCCAGTTCGAGGTTCGGCCTCACCCCAACCCACGGTCGGAAGCCGAACGCGGCGCGATCCTGGCGAACCCCGGGTTCGGGCGTGACTTCACCGACCACATGGTCACCATTCGTTACACCGAGGGCAAGGGCTGGCACAGTGCCGAAGTCGGTCCGTTCGGGCCGTTGTCCCTGTCTCCGGCGACGGCGGTGTTGCACTACGCCCAGGAGATCTTCGAAGGGATGAAGGCGTACCACCGCGCCGACGGCCGGATCGGATTGTTCCGTGCCGAGGAGAACGCCGCCCGGTTCCAGCGGTCCGCCGAACGGATGGCCATGCCGCAGCTGCCGACCGAGCTGTTCCTGGGATCGCTGCGCGCCTTGATCGACATCGATCGAGCCTGGGTGCCCGAAGGCGAGGACACCAGTCTCTACCTGCGGCCCTTCATGTTCGCATCGGAGGAGTTCCTGGGGGTTCGCCCGGCCATGGAGTTCACCTACTGTGTGATCGCCTCCCCGGCCGGTGCCTACTTCAAGTCCGGCCCCAAACCGGTCAGCCTGTGGGTCTCCCACGAGTACACCCGGGCCGCCCCAGGCGGCACCGGAGCGGCCAAATGCGGTGGCAACTACGCCACCTCGCTGCGACCGCAGGCCGAAGCGCTCGAACACGGTTGCGAGCAGGTCGTCTTCCTCGACGCGGTCCACCGGCGTTACGTCGACGAACTCGGCGGAATGAACATGTTCTTCGTGTATGAGAAGGACAAGACCGTCGTCACTCCGCCGCTGGGCACGATCCTCGCCGGCATCACCCGCGACGCGATCTTCACACTGGCCCGCGATGCCGGATACGAAGTCGTCGAGCGGCTGTACGACATCGACGAATGGCGCGCCGACGCCGAATCCGGTGATCTGACCGAGGCGTTCGCCTGCGGCACCGCCGCCGTCATCACCCCGGTCGGGGTCGTTCGCGACAAGGACCACGAGTTCAGCGCCGGAACCGGGGAGGCCGGTCCGTTGACCAAGCGGATCCGCCAGAACCTGCTGGACATCCAGCACGGCAAGGTCGCCGACCCGTACGGCTGGACCAGCGTGGTCGACTGA
- a CDS encoding class I SAM-dependent methyltransferase, whose translation MGFDELLIDAERALFKGWDFSLFGDRFTEQPTSWDYRSLIKAHLDDADRVLDMGTGGGEFLSSLFPLSAKVSATEGYAPNVPVARERLASLGVDVSQTHTEDNEDLPFPDGEFDLILNRHESFDAPELARVLAPSGTFITQQVGGTDLAEINDQLGAPPPVHIAWDLATAMARMTAEGFTVIDAREEHCEGAFADIGAVVLFLRIAPWHIDGFTVPKYRDRLRQLHERIEAEGSFPVRHHRFLLTCRAPD comes from the coding sequence ATGGGTTTCGACGAACTCCTCATCGACGCCGAGCGGGCATTGTTCAAGGGGTGGGACTTCAGTTTGTTCGGCGATCGCTTCACCGAACAGCCGACCAGCTGGGACTACCGATCGTTGATCAAGGCTCATCTGGACGACGCCGACCGCGTTCTGGACATGGGTACCGGCGGCGGCGAGTTCCTGTCCAGCCTGTTTCCTCTATCCGCCAAGGTATCGGCGACCGAGGGGTACGCCCCCAATGTGCCCGTCGCGCGGGAGAGACTGGCCTCGTTGGGAGTCGACGTCTCGCAGACCCACACCGAGGACAATGAGGACCTTCCGTTCCCCGACGGCGAGTTCGACCTGATCCTGAATCGGCACGAATCCTTCGACGCACCGGAGCTGGCCCGGGTGCTGGCACCGAGTGGAACCTTTATCACCCAGCAGGTCGGTGGGACCGACCTCGCCGAGATCAACGACCAGTTGGGCGCGCCGCCACCGGTGCACATCGCCTGGGACCTGGCCACCGCGATGGCCCGGATGACGGCGGAGGGGTTCACCGTCATCGACGCGAGGGAGGAGCACTGCGAGGGCGCGTTCGCCGACATCGGTGCCGTCGTTCTGTTCCTGCGTATCGCACCGTGGCACATCGACGGGTTCACCGTCCCCAAGTACCGGGATCGATTGCGGCAGTTGCATGAGCGGATCGAGGCCGAGGGTTCGTTTCCGGTGCGCCATCACCGGTTCCTGTTGACCTGTCGTGCGCCGGACTGA
- a CDS encoding carbohydrate ABC transporter permease: MAVNVTTEADGVATSSTPRPRRVAKRRRRTWHLHLTLSIICAVSCAPVLYAILVSTQNNAQMINFDLTIGESFLANINTVWNDRALGGYMINSAIMAVIIAVGKSITGLLAGLAFVYFRFPGRWIVFFFVLVTLMMPTEISILALFEVTYDLGISGSMAGLTIPFLASATAAFLFRQHFANLPANLSEAAQLDGANPIQFLVRILVPLSWNVLGALIVIEFLYGWNMYLWPLLTVSNRDNQVVQVGLATLQQSGEGQMYGPLMLGALIASIPPILVFLALQRPFMRGFAMARDK; the protein is encoded by the coding sequence ATGGCTGTCAATGTGACTACCGAGGCCGACGGCGTGGCGACCTCGTCGACGCCGCGTCCGCGCCGCGTCGCCAAACGCCGACGTCGAACCTGGCATCTGCACCTGACCCTGTCGATCATCTGCGCGGTGTCGTGCGCACCGGTGTTGTACGCGATTCTGGTGTCCACACAGAACAACGCACAGATGATCAACTTCGATCTGACGATCGGAGAGTCGTTCCTGGCCAACATCAACACCGTCTGGAACGACCGGGCGTTGGGCGGCTACATGATCAACTCCGCGATCATGGCGGTGATCATCGCCGTCGGGAAGTCGATCACGGGGCTGCTGGCCGGTCTGGCCTTCGTCTACTTCCGGTTCCCGGGCCGCTGGATCGTGTTCTTCTTCGTCCTCGTCACCCTCATGATGCCGACCGAGATCTCGATCCTGGCGCTGTTCGAGGTGACCTACGATCTGGGCATCTCCGGTTCGATGGCCGGTTTGACGATTCCGTTCCTGGCGTCGGCCACCGCCGCATTCCTGTTTCGACAACACTTCGCCAACCTGCCCGCCAACCTCTCCGAGGCCGCACAGTTGGACGGTGCCAATCCGATCCAGTTCCTGGTCCGGATTCTGGTGCCGCTGTCGTGGAACGTGTTGGGCGCGTTGATCGTGATCGAGTTCCTCTACGGCTGGAACATGTACCTGTGGCCGTTGTTGACGGTCAGCAACCGGGACAACCAGGTCGTCCAGGTCGGGCTGGCGACCTTGCAACAGTCCGGCGAGGGGCAGATGTACGGGCCGCTCATGTTGGGTGCGCTGATCGCCTCGATTCCCCCGATCCTGGTGTTCCTGGCGTTGCAGCGACCGTTCATGCGCGGTTTCGCCATGGCACGGGACAAGTAG
- a CDS encoding PrsW family intramembrane metalloprotease has translation MTGQMTRVVVEGQGTFVRVRRPAFWLYVGLVGFGLIHIGETLTGAVRQLSTALWIAILLNGILAAVFIWILGRMDLFEREPAAVRAAAFIWGGLVATSVAIIANNNLLSLLTKLYGVPFATTWGPAIAGPLNEEWVKTLGVVALVLIVREHFHRSLDGLIYGAFCGLGFQVVENLTYAVNFAVSNPNSDLAGSLSITITRILVAGPWSHPIYSGVAGLGVAFAVTSKRTPLIRYGVAAALFVAAWGMHLLWNSPLPDWLPDALGVFAAYGKGVLILVFFLALYRHALHRDWRWFADIMDGQPETVITKEEMSSMRNLRTRKRARNQAEFIYGTPGKKLVSRMQKAQTDLADALARAKRARQNPETALDIVVASMNVRGIREEMEAARLPGVRQNMPSD, from the coding sequence GTGACCGGACAGATGACCCGCGTGGTCGTGGAAGGCCAGGGCACCTTCGTCAGAGTTCGACGGCCGGCGTTCTGGTTGTACGTCGGTCTCGTCGGATTCGGACTCATCCACATCGGAGAGACCCTCACCGGTGCCGTCCGTCAACTGTCGACAGCACTGTGGATCGCCATCCTGCTCAACGGCATACTCGCCGCCGTCTTCATCTGGATTCTGGGCCGGATGGATCTATTCGAACGAGAGCCCGCCGCGGTGCGCGCCGCCGCGTTCATCTGGGGCGGACTGGTCGCGACCTCCGTCGCCATCATCGCGAACAACAACCTGCTCTCGCTGCTGACCAAACTGTACGGCGTACCGTTCGCCACCACCTGGGGGCCGGCGATCGCCGGCCCACTCAACGAGGAGTGGGTGAAGACCCTCGGCGTCGTGGCGTTGGTCCTCATCGTGCGCGAACACTTCCACCGCTCACTCGACGGCCTCATATACGGCGCGTTCTGCGGACTTGGGTTCCAGGTCGTGGAGAACCTGACCTACGCGGTCAACTTCGCGGTGTCCAATCCCAACAGCGACCTGGCCGGTTCGTTGTCCATCACGATCACACGCATCCTGGTCGCCGGTCCGTGGAGCCACCCGATCTACTCCGGCGTCGCCGGACTGGGTGTCGCGTTCGCCGTGACCAGTAAACGCACACCGTTGATCCGCTACGGTGTCGCCGCCGCACTGTTCGTGGCGGCGTGGGGCATGCACCTGCTGTGGAACTCACCGTTGCCCGATTGGTTGCCCGACGCACTCGGGGTGTTCGCCGCCTATGGAAAGGGCGTCCTGATCCTCGTCTTCTTCCTGGCTCTGTACCGACACGCTCTACACCGTGACTGGCGTTGGTTCGCCGACATCATGGATGGTCAACCCGAGACGGTGATCACGAAGGAGGAGATGTCCTCCATGCGTAATCTGCGGACCCGTAAACGCGCACGCAACCAGGCCGAGTTCATATACGGCACGCCCGGAAAGAAACTGGTGTCGCGCATGCAGAAGGCGCAAACCGATCTGGCCGACGCGTTGGCCAGGGCCAAGCGGGCGCGTCAGAACCCGGAGACCGCATTGGACATCGTCGTGGCCAGTATGAACGTCCGCGGCATTCGGGAGGAGATGGAGGCCGCCCGGCTCCCCGGTGTACGGCAGAATATGCCGAGTGACTGA
- a CDS encoding PP2C family protein-serine/threonine phosphatase, whose product MVLQLTTRKALPGERAPGWARWLPLLVLVALVPAHLLTPADVQFTFAVVAMPPLAALMNGPLFTSLVSAASIGLFSWLYLYAGHDSSVYDTDTDGLSMLVGICLMSVLMAWVRERYSARLVRVNTVAEAAQLAVLPNIPDEIGSLRCAAWYRPAEQDTMVGGDLFDVQNTSYGVRVIVGDVKGHGLDAVSTVSALLGSFREGVLDDPDLDRLGVRLERRMTWDNSGRSEWATSFATALMMEFPPGNREVRIITYGHPTPLLLREGEVRELHAPPGPPLGLAGQLTSEVATITVSLTDDDLLLAYTDGVIEARDRKGRFYPLIDRLGRRLSEVGRMETVELAEFIDSDLDAFGARIRDDVAVLAIRVDD is encoded by the coding sequence GTGGTGCTTCAGCTGACGACGCGAAAGGCGCTACCCGGCGAACGCGCCCCAGGCTGGGCGCGCTGGCTGCCCCTTCTCGTGTTGGTGGCACTGGTACCCGCCCACCTGCTTACGCCCGCCGACGTTCAATTCACCTTCGCCGTGGTGGCGATGCCCCCGTTGGCGGCCTTGATGAACGGACCACTGTTCACCTCGCTGGTCTCGGCGGCCAGCATCGGACTCTTCTCATGGCTGTACCTGTACGCAGGCCACGACTCCTCGGTGTACGACACCGATACCGACGGATTGTCGATGCTCGTCGGAATCTGCCTGATGAGCGTGCTCATGGCCTGGGTCCGGGAGAGATACAGCGCCCGACTGGTCCGAGTCAACACGGTGGCGGAGGCTGCTCAACTGGCCGTGCTTCCCAACATTCCCGACGAGATCGGTTCACTGCGCTGCGCCGCCTGGTACCGCCCCGCCGAACAGGACACCATGGTCGGGGGTGACCTCTTCGACGTCCAGAACACGTCCTACGGAGTACGGGTGATCGTCGGCGATGTGAAGGGACACGGTCTCGACGCGGTCTCCACGGTCTCGGCGCTGCTGGGAAGCTTCCGAGAGGGAGTGCTCGACGATCCCGACCTCGACCGGCTGGGCGTCCGACTGGAGCGGCGCATGACCTGGGACAACTCCGGACGAAGCGAGTGGGCGACATCGTTCGCGACAGCTCTGATGATGGAGTTTCCACCCGGTAACCGGGAGGTCCGCATCATCACCTACGGCCACCCGACCCCACTGCTGCTGCGCGAAGGCGAGGTACGTGAACTACACGCGCCGCCCGGGCCGCCACTGGGACTCGCCGGACAGTTGACGAGCGAAGTCGCCACGATCACGGTGAGCCTGACCGACGACGACCTGTTGCTGGCCTACACCGACGGGGTCATCGAGGCCCGCGACCGCAAGGGCCGGTTCTATCCGCTGATCGACCGATTGGGACGCCGCCTGTCCGAAGTCGGCCGGATGGAAACCGTCGAATTGGCCGAGTTCATCGACTCCGACCTGGACGCCTTCGGAGCCCGCATCCGCGACGACGTCGCCGTCCTTGCCATCCGGGTGGACGATTGA
- a CDS encoding ABA4-like family protein produces MAEILFNLVFPLAAPFWFLMIVLPTWRWTPRIVTSPLIALPAAAIYVALLIPQLDVVIPAVASPHLAGVAELIGTADGAALAWAHFIAFDLFVGAWIYRDARDRRIHPLIMAPILFLTILVAPAGFAVYLGVRMLGKHRGVDGAESATAK; encoded by the coding sequence ATGGCCGAGATCCTGTTCAACCTCGTGTTCCCACTGGCCGCACCGTTCTGGTTTCTCATGATCGTGTTGCCGACCTGGCGCTGGACGCCGCGCATCGTCACCTCCCCGCTGATCGCGTTGCCCGCCGCGGCGATCTACGTCGCCTTGCTCATCCCCCAGCTCGACGTGGTGATTCCCGCGGTTGCCAGTCCCCATCTGGCGGGAGTGGCCGAGCTGATCGGAACCGCCGACGGCGCGGCACTGGCGTGGGCGCACTTCATCGCCTTCGACCTGTTCGTCGGGGCATGGATCTACCGCGATGCACGGGACCGGCGAATCCACCCGCTGATCATGGCACCGATCCTGTTCCTGACGATCCTGGTCGCACCGGCCGGGTTCGCCGTCTACCTGGGGGTTCGCATGCTCGGAAAACATCGCGGAGTGGATGGGGCCGAATCCGCGACCGCGAAATGA
- a CDS encoding MGMT family protein yields MTETLPDFADEVLSVVELIPDGAVMTYGDVAEYLGHGGPRQVGRVMSHYGSAVAWWRVVRSDGRLLPGHEAEALARYREEGTPLRQSNAAGHLPRIDIAAARWSGESG; encoded by the coding sequence GTGACTGAGACGCTGCCTGATTTCGCCGACGAGGTTCTGTCGGTGGTGGAGCTGATTCCCGACGGCGCGGTGATGACCTACGGTGACGTCGCCGAGTACCTGGGGCACGGTGGGCCCCGCCAGGTCGGGCGGGTTATGTCGCACTACGGTTCGGCGGTCGCGTGGTGGCGTGTGGTGCGTTCCGATGGTCGGCTACTGCCCGGACATGAGGCCGAGGCGTTGGCGCGGTACCGGGAGGAGGGAACCCCGCTGCGGCAGTCGAATGCGGCCGGCCACCTGCCACGGATCGACATCGCGGCGGCGCGGTGGTCGGGAGAATCCGGTTGA